A single genomic interval of Agarivorans aestuarii harbors:
- the ybaK gene encoding Cys-tRNA(Pro) deacylase, with the protein MTPAVQQLKKAKQDFQLLEYKSDPQQANFGQASAEKLGLAEELVFKTLVACDDSNPKNMVVAIVPVSGQLDLKALAKAANIKKMRMAEVPIAERTTGYVKGGISPFGQKKRLPTFIDSSAELHREIVVSAGKRGLSLQLAASVMQSVLGAQFAILSH; encoded by the coding sequence ATGACTCCCGCAGTACAACAACTTAAAAAAGCTAAACAAGATTTTCAGTTGCTGGAATACAAGAGTGACCCGCAGCAAGCCAATTTTGGCCAAGCCAGCGCCGAAAAGTTGGGTTTAGCCGAAGAGCTGGTATTTAAAACCTTAGTGGCCTGTGATGACAGTAACCCCAAAAACATGGTGGTGGCGATAGTTCCGGTAAGTGGCCAACTTGATCTAAAGGCGCTGGCGAAAGCAGCTAACATTAAGAAGATGCGTATGGCAGAAGTGCCAATTGCCGAGCGAACCACGGGTTACGTTAAAGGTGGCATTAGCCCCTTTGGTCAGAAGAAGCGTCTACCTACTTTTATTGATAGCAGCGCTGAGCTGCATAGAGAAATTGTAGTTAGCGCCGGCAAACGTGGTCTCTCGCTACAATTGGCGGCAAGTGTAATGCAAAGCGTACTAGGCGCGCAGTTTGCTATACTTAGCCATTAG
- the ilvY gene encoding HTH-type transcriptional activator IlvY, with product MDVRSVELFLHLSHSLHFAKTSQSMHVSASTLSRVIQRLEDELGSALFTRDKRSVHLTQAGQRFRSFAENWLEQWRMLQMDLSLQSSELAGELTLYCSVTASYSHLPDILDKYRLSCPNADIKLATGDVAMAVDKVANGEVDIAIAARPEQLPLNMAFASISKIPLSIIGPTVSCNVRKLLERNPIPWDQVPFILPEHGPARARIDHWFKAMRITPNVYAKVAGHEAIVSMVALGSGVGIAPEVVVDNSPVRERIQSIAVGVELEPFDLGICMLSRRLHEPLMQRFWQIAARN from the coding sequence GTGGATGTTCGAAGCGTAGAGCTGTTTTTGCATTTAAGCCACAGCTTGCACTTTGCTAAAACTAGCCAGTCTATGCATGTGAGCGCGTCTACCTTAAGCCGAGTGATTCAGCGGCTTGAGGATGAACTAGGCAGTGCCTTGTTTACTCGTGATAAACGTAGTGTGCACCTCACGCAAGCGGGGCAGCGTTTTCGTAGCTTTGCCGAAAATTGGTTAGAGCAATGGCGTATGTTGCAAATGGATTTGTCTTTGCAATCTAGCGAACTGGCTGGTGAACTCACCTTATATTGCTCGGTTACTGCCAGTTATAGCCACTTGCCAGACATTTTAGATAAGTACCGTTTATCTTGCCCGAATGCCGACATTAAGTTGGCCACGGGTGATGTAGCTATGGCGGTAGATAAGGTAGCCAATGGTGAGGTCGATATTGCCATTGCGGCGCGTCCCGAGCAGTTACCTCTAAACATGGCCTTTGCCAGTATTAGTAAAATTCCGCTATCTATTATTGGCCCTACCGTGTCGTGCAATGTGCGTAAGTTGTTAGAGCGTAACCCTATTCCTTGGGATCAAGTCCCCTTTATTTTGCCGGAGCATGGCCCAGCGCGAGCGCGTATTGATCATTGGTTTAAAGCGATGCGTATTACGCCTAATGTGTATGCCAAGGTTGCTGGTCATGAAGCGATTGTGAGCATGGTGGCCTTGGGCAGTGGAGTGGGTATTGCGCCAGAGGTAGTGGTAGATAACAGCCCAGTTCGCGAGCGTATTCAAAGTATTGCTGTAGGGGTGGAGCTTGAACCTTTTGATTTGGGGATCTGTATGTTATCAAGAAGGTTGCACGAACCACTGATGCAGCGATTTTGGCAAATAGCCGCACGAAATTGA